In Lotus japonicus ecotype B-129 chromosome 5, LjGifu_v1.2, one genomic interval encodes:
- the LOC130719572 gene encoding uncharacterized protein LOC130719572, with protein MKTSDDDNPGFSVVTVDSSSGGEASFNSSRASCTKSEITFPPEQHAVEDSRNRNVFVSVAAEPESYADSFMKHALKTSGECSETEVSDYLPLQFVKSGSVGETTSPSYSRLHQHLNENCTKTAENFHEYSEMKHSNYALSLFIDSGSQISKGIVRETPSPTYPLLVQYLKEFSMLRKRRTRVEGYFEELVLQQHSQIVDWIKELPSYMWGGLGKVAYIDTEGTVRPDRIAPIAERYGMDPGALLDNVETKAHIIAAATRIGLLSRPIEEINIFKLLVDFLLSSIDKVRKEIQDETDNMIGRSNQVSQVPDHFNIHSPKEGQAVITVHDIESMVLHPNVFKISRMLVSLAIQSIKWKSSREFGESSSRRDTPRIGKGKNKTTQNQKRTEPTRKALLVGMAHHNHRDKTMRLYWTSIELELVEQILISEYAVEDVVVLCDQLYEEDLCQYPSTKDNITKVVNTWVNTAIKGDELFLYLSGHGGQREDDRPAIWSSDWEPMTDEFWGKIVDKVPLGVTLTVFTNSCDAGCFFLEANVTNQNRGDVVAFSPCGFYGRFNDGFIHQIFCDVLRKAKGKTNHEVHQAIVKAMQKSNQKVDPQLYCTFTRGSKGFFGMSSCSLVILHIPEFYFPK; from the exons atgaagacttctgatgatgatAATCCTGGTTTCTCCGTCGTCACTGTAGACTCTAGCTCTGGCGGTGAAGCTTCGTTCAATTCGAGCAGAGCTTCTTGCACGAAATCGGAGATTACTTTCCCGCCGGAGCAGCATGCCGTTGAAGATTCAAGGAACCGAAACGTCTTCGTTTCAGTTGCTGCTGAGCCTGAGAGTTACGCTGATTCGTTTATGAAGCATGCACTGAAAACTTCCGGCGAATGCTCAGAGACAGAGGTTTCCGATTACCTTCCGTTACAGTTCGTCAAATCTGGATCCGTTGGAGAAACTACTTCACCGAGTTACTCTCGGCTTCATCAGCACCTCAAT GAGAACTGTACCAAAACTGCCGAGAACTTCCACGAATACTCAGAGATGAAGCATTCAAATTATGCTCTGTCACTGTTCATCGATTCTGGAAGCCAGATTTCGAAAGGAATCGTTCGAGAAACTCCTTCACCGACCTATCCTCTGTTAGTTCAATACCTCAAGGAATTCTCGATGCTGAGAAAGAGAAGAACTCGTGTTGAAGGTTATTTCGAAGAGCTCGTACTTCAGCAGCACTCGCAAATCGTAGACTGGATCAAGGAG CTGCCAAGTTACATGTGGGGAGGCCTGGGGAAAGTTGCTTACATCGACACAGAAGGAACTGT CCGACCTGACCGAATTGCCCCTATAGCTGAGAGATATGGCATGGATCCTGGGGCTCTATTGGATAAT GTAGAAACCAAGGCCCATATTATTGCAGCAGCTACAAGAATTGGTCTGCTGAGTAGACCCATTGAAG aaataaatattttcaaattattaGTTGATTTCTTATTATCTTCTATAGATAAGGTTCGAAAGGAAATCCAGGATGAAACTGATAACATGATTGGGAGATCAAATCAAGTATCCCAAGTTCCTGATCATTTCAATATCCATTCCCCAAAGG AGGGGCAGGCTGTAATCACTGTTCATGACATTGAAAGCATGGTTCTTCACCCAAACGTGTTCAAG ATTTCCCGCATGCTGGTCAGCCTCGCCATCCAATCAATCAAGTGGAAGAGTTCAAGAGAGTTTGGAGAATCAAGTAGTAGAAGGGATACGCCAAGGATAGGGAAAGGCAAGAATAAAACAACTCAGAATCAGAAAAGAACAGAACCTACCAGGAAAGCTTTGTTGGTTGGAATGGCACATCACAATCACCGTGACAAAACAATGAGACTTTACTGGACTTCAATTGAGTTGGAACTTGTGGAGCAAATCCTCATCTCAGAATATGCAGTAGAAGATGTGGTGGTGCTGTGTGACCAGCTTTATGAAGAGGATTTATGCCAGTATCCTTCTACGAAAGATAACATAACAAAGGTTGTGAACACATGGGTAAATACTGCCATTAAGGGAGACGAACTGTTCTTGTATCTTAGTGGGCATGGTGGCCAAAGAGAAGATGATCGTCCAGCAATTTGGAGCTCTGATTGGGAGCCGATGACGG ATGAGTTTTGGGGAAAGATAGTGGATAAGGTGCCCCTAGGTGTCACCCTCACTGTCTTCACCAACAGTTGTGATGCAGGATGCTTCTTCCTAGAGGCGAATGTGACTAATCAAAATAGGGGTGACGTGGTAGCTTTCTCCCCCTGTGGCTTCTATGGAAGATTTAATGATGGCTTTATCCATCAGATATTTTGCGACGTGCTGAGGAAGGCAAAAGGCAAAACTAATCATGAAGTACACCAAGCCATCGTGAAAGCTATGCAGAAATCTAACCAGAAAGTAGACCCTCAGCTTTACTGCACATTTACAAGAGGCAGCAAAGGGTTTTTTGGGATGAGTAGCTGTAGCTTAGTGATTCTGCACATTCCTGAATTCTATTTTCCTAAATAG
- the LOC130717216 gene encoding uncharacterized protein LOC130717216 isoform X2 codes for MVLLHRELDLLLSTHLADPLKGDGAKSKGMSIEKKIEFLESFTGKVTNRRSRRWLNDRLLMELVPRLNAEEIRGLFAPPPWGDEVPPSTFSMTNVEEWDRFRNIDMDKEVNIIHALENTLDKKKGHVDADKLAVLNAWHRVDCKTRDALRRSSLSELIEGYEECVRTFITEKTDGDVLELQIQDPFHRLLLHGVCEVDAFTESAFKGNPAAVCLLEEDKDDDWLQAVAAEFNISETCFLTRIDGTSNPRFGLRWFTPVVEVNLCGHATLAAAYILFSSGLVKTNVIEFVTLSGILTVKKIPAVNATNGTNLQKSEAKDGFYIELDFPADHIIESNFDGTARISGALNGAPIIDIKSTHNSEDFLVELASREDVIAVQPQLDAMVKFPGRGVIVSAIAPPESGFDFYSRFFCPKFGVDEDPVCGTAHCALASYWSKKLGKCDFIANQASPRGGILHIHLDEENQRVFLRGKAVTVMEGCVLV; via the exons ATGGTGCTTCTTCACAGAGAACTCGACCTTCTCCTCTCTACCCATTTGGCTGATCCTCTTAAAG GAGATGGTGCCAAATCCAAGGGGATGTCAATTGAGAAGAAGATTGAGTTCCTTGAGAGCTTCACTGGAAAG GTCACAAATCGAAGATCTCGTAGGTGGTTAAATGATCGTCTCTTGATGGAACTAGTGCCGCGTTTAAATGCTGAGGAAATTAGAGGGTTGTTTGCACCACCACCTTGGG GTGATGAAGTTCCACCCTCAACATTTTCTATGACTAATGTGGAGGAGTGGGACAGATTCCGGAATATAGACATGGATAAAGAG GTTAATATAATTCATGCCCTAGAAAATACCTTAGATAAGAAGAAAGGTCATGTTGATGCTGATAAGTTGGCAGTGTTGAATGCTTGGCATAGAGTTGATTGTAAAACAAGAGACGCACTTCGCCGCAGCTCGCTTTCTGAACTCATAGAGGGATATGAG GAATGTGTACGGACTTTCATAACAGAGAAGACAGATGGAGATGTTCTTGAACTACAAATTCAGGATCCTTTTCATCGATTGTTGCTGCATGGAGTGTGTGAG GTGGATGCGTTCACTGAGTCAGCGTTCAAGGGTAACCCTGCAGCAGTGTGTTTGTTAGAAGAAGACAAGGATGATGATTGGTTGCAAGCTGTAGCTGCAGAGTTCAACATCTCTGAAACTTGTTTCTTGACTCGCATTGATGGAACCTCTAATCCCCGTTTTGGCCTCAGATGGTTTACTCCTGTTGTTGAG GTTAACCTCTGTGGCCATGCCACATTAGCGGCTGCATACATACTGTTTTCATCTGGTTTGGTGAAGACCAATGTTATTGAATTTGTGACACTATCTGGAATATTAACAGTCAAAAAGATCCCAGCAGTCAATGCCACTAATGGCACAAACTTGCAAAAGAGTGAAGCTAAGGATGGGTTCTATATCGAATTGGATTTTCCTGCAGACCATATTATAGAGTCCAATTTTGATGGGACTGCACGAATTTCTGGGGCATTGAATGGTGCTCCCATAATTGATATAAAGAGTACACATAATAGCGAGGACTTCCTG GTTGAACTCGCATCAAGAGAAGATGTCATAGCAGTTCAGCCACAACTTGATGCAATGGTTAAATTTCCTGGAAGGGGGGTAATTGTCTCAGCGATTGCTCCTCCAGAGTCGGGATTTGACTTCTATAGTCGATTCTTCTGCCCAAAATTTGGAGTCGATGAG GATCCTGTTTGTGGGACTGCACATTGTGCCTTAGCATCCTACTGGAGTAAGAAGCTAGGGAAGTGTGATTTCATTGCTAATCAG GCATCACCCAGAGGGGGAATTCTCCATATTCATCTTGATGAGGAGAACCAACGAGTGTTCTTGCGTGGGAAGGCTGTTACGGTGATGGAAGGGTGTGTTCTGGTCTAG
- the LOC130717216 gene encoding uncharacterized protein LOC130717216 isoform X1: MVLLHRELDLLLSTHLADPLKGDGAKSKGMSIEKKIEFLESFTGKVTNRRSRRWLNDRLLMELVPRLNAEEIRGLFAPPPWGDEVPPSTFSMTNVEEWDRFRNIDMDKEVNIIHALENTLDKKKGHVDADKLAVLNAWHRVDCKTRDALRRSSLSELIEGYEECVRTFITEKTDGDVLELQIQDPFHRLLLHGVCEFYNLASDTVTDFNGGESSKMTKIKKKKRGSPEILKITLSHFLKMTKEGSW, translated from the exons ATGGTGCTTCTTCACAGAGAACTCGACCTTCTCCTCTCTACCCATTTGGCTGATCCTCTTAAAG GAGATGGTGCCAAATCCAAGGGGATGTCAATTGAGAAGAAGATTGAGTTCCTTGAGAGCTTCACTGGAAAG GTCACAAATCGAAGATCTCGTAGGTGGTTAAATGATCGTCTCTTGATGGAACTAGTGCCGCGTTTAAATGCTGAGGAAATTAGAGGGTTGTTTGCACCACCACCTTGGG GTGATGAAGTTCCACCCTCAACATTTTCTATGACTAATGTGGAGGAGTGGGACAGATTCCGGAATATAGACATGGATAAAGAG GTTAATATAATTCATGCCCTAGAAAATACCTTAGATAAGAAGAAAGGTCATGTTGATGCTGATAAGTTGGCAGTGTTGAATGCTTGGCATAGAGTTGATTGTAAAACAAGAGACGCACTTCGCCGCAGCTCGCTTTCTGAACTCATAGAGGGATATGAG GAATGTGTACGGACTTTCATAACAGAGAAGACAGATGGAGATGTTCTTGAACTACAAATTCAGGATCCTTTTCATCGATTGTTGCTGCATGGAGTGTGTGAG TTCTACAATCTGGCATCGGATACAGTGACAGATTTTAATGGTGGGGAGTCATCAAAGATGacaaagataaagaaaaagaaaaggggtTCTCCTGAGATCCTCAAAATCACACTGTCCCATTTTCTGAAAATGACCAAGGAAGGAAGTTGGTAG